The Hymenobacter baengnokdamensis genome includes a region encoding these proteins:
- a CDS encoding TonB-dependent receptor plug domain-containing protein, which translates to MSFISGRYPRLLLGIPGILPLLAHAQSGAAVRGEVREGRGPVPGAVVRWLLPAGATGPTTTTNDAGTFVLPFPAQASHRVIVGAVGYTTDTVAVPTTSAAPYLRVSLRGGAALGEVAITGHAVAYSARSVSSMQTISARDLTKSACCNLAESFETNAAVEVSTADAVSGAKQIQLLGLDGSYSLLTIDNQPALRGLAAPYRLGYLAGPWIGSIDIIKGTGSVVNGYEGISGQVNIQLKEPDLTDQLLLNTYVNDLGKFDLNAVASQRLNKKWSNVLLLHTDHLGNRVDRNGDGFLDLPLATQFNGYDKVKYKSGTGLVAELGAGALRETRQGGQVGFREGASDSLAFRQYYGTTQRTDRYTAQARTSYTWPGRPFQSLGLLVNGTSHDFTSTYSFRQYSGPRQYSGHQTTGQATLLFQSVLGNTMHTYRTGLSFLYDDYHELLRNGDIPVLIAAAQTLQRTERVPGAFAEYTYNNTRNLTAVLGLRTDYHNLFGWQVTPRFNLKYDVRPATSLRVSAGRGFRVPNPVADNAAMLASARQFYLLPSSGYRPETAWNLGGSLTQYFQVLGRQATFVADYYDTIFQNQLVADMYTSPQFILLDNLTPGARSFARSAQAEVQAEPLKGLQVKAAYKWLDVRSTYAGQLLPKPLTPQNRAFLNLGYASAFDKWRADLTVQWYGERPLAHLPADGSNTGHQHGTGTTGLEYAPRYALLNTQLTRAFKRIEVYAGVENLTNFRQPNPIQNAATPFSDGFDAAMVWGPVYGRLTYAGLRYRIE; encoded by the coding sequence ATGAGCTTTATCAGCGGGAGATACCCGCGCTTATTACTAGGAATTCCAGGAATTCTGCCCCTGCTGGCCCACGCCCAGAGCGGGGCGGCCGTGCGCGGCGAAGTGCGCGAGGGCCGCGGCCCGGTGCCCGGCGCAGTGGTGCGCTGGCTACTGCCGGCAGGCGCCACCGGCCCTACCACTACGACCAACGACGCAGGTACTTTCGTGCTGCCCTTTCCGGCCCAGGCCAGCCACCGCGTTATCGTGGGCGCGGTGGGCTATACTACTGACACCGTGGCCGTGCCCACTACCAGCGCGGCGCCGTACCTGCGCGTGAGCTTGCGCGGCGGCGCGGCCCTCGGCGAAGTGGCCATCACCGGGCATGCCGTAGCTTATTCGGCCCGGTCGGTGAGCAGTATGCAAACCATTAGCGCCCGCGACCTGACCAAATCGGCGTGCTGCAACCTGGCCGAGAGCTTCGAAACCAACGCCGCCGTGGAGGTGAGCACCGCCGACGCCGTGAGCGGCGCCAAGCAGATTCAGCTGCTGGGCCTCGACGGGTCATATTCGCTGCTGACCATCGACAACCAGCCGGCCCTGCGCGGGCTAGCTGCCCCCTACCGCCTGGGCTACCTGGCGGGGCCCTGGATTGGCAGCATCGACATTATCAAGGGCACCGGCTCGGTGGTGAATGGCTACGAGGGAATATCGGGCCAGGTGAATATTCAGCTCAAGGAGCCTGACCTCACCGACCAGCTGCTGCTCAATACCTACGTGAACGACCTCGGCAAATTTGACCTGAATGCCGTGGCCTCGCAGCGCCTCAACAAGAAGTGGAGCAACGTGCTGCTGCTGCACACCGACCACCTGGGCAACCGCGTCGACCGCAACGGCGATGGCTTCCTGGATTTGCCGCTGGCTACCCAGTTCAACGGCTACGACAAGGTAAAGTATAAGTCGGGCACCGGCCTGGTGGCCGAGCTGGGCGCGGGGGCCCTGCGCGAAACCCGCCAGGGCGGGCAGGTTGGCTTTCGGGAAGGCGCCAGCGACTCGCTCGCCTTCCGGCAGTACTACGGCACTACCCAACGTACCGACCGCTACACGGCCCAGGCCCGCACCTCCTACACCTGGCCGGGCCGGCCTTTCCAGAGCCTGGGCCTGCTGGTGAATGGCACAAGTCATGATTTTACGTCGACCTACTCTTTCCGGCAGTACAGCGGCCCCCGCCAATATAGCGGCCACCAGACTACCGGGCAGGCCACGCTGCTTTTCCAGAGCGTGCTGGGCAATACCATGCACACCTACCGCACGGGCCTGAGCTTTTTGTACGACGACTACCACGAGCTGCTGCGCAACGGCGACATTCCCGTGCTGATAGCTGCCGCCCAAACCCTGCAGCGCACCGAGCGCGTGCCCGGTGCCTTTGCCGAGTATACGTATAACAATACCCGCAACCTGACCGCCGTGCTGGGGTTGCGCACCGATTACCACAACCTTTTTGGCTGGCAGGTAACGCCGCGCTTCAACCTCAAATATGACGTGCGCCCGGCTACCTCGCTGCGCGTGTCGGCAGGCCGGGGCTTCCGGGTGCCCAACCCGGTTGCCGACAATGCCGCCATGCTGGCCAGCGCCCGCCAGTTTTACCTGCTTCCCAGCTCCGGCTACCGGCCCGAAACGGCCTGGAACCTGGGGGGTTCGCTTACGCAGTACTTCCAGGTGCTGGGCCGGCAGGCTACGTTTGTGGCCGACTACTACGATACCATCTTTCAAAACCAGTTGGTGGCGGATATGTACACCTCGCCGCAGTTTATTCTGCTCGACAACCTTACGCCGGGCGCCCGCTCTTTTGCCCGCAGCGCGCAGGCCGAAGTGCAGGCCGAGCCGCTGAAAGGGCTGCAAGTGAAGGCTGCCTACAAGTGGCTCGACGTGCGCAGCACCTACGCCGGGCAGCTGCTGCCCAAGCCTCTCACGCCCCAGAACCGGGCATTTCTGAACCTGGGCTACGCCTCGGCTTTCGACAAGTGGCGCGCCGACCTCACGGTGCAATGGTACGGCGAGCGCCCGCTGGCCCACCTGCCCGCCGATGGCAGCAACACCGGCCACCAGCACGGCACCGGCACTACCGGCCTCGAGTATGCCCCGCGCTACGCCCTGCTCAACACCCAGCTTACCCGCGCCTTCAAGCGCATTGAGGTGTACGCGGGCGTCGAAAACCTCACCAACTTCCGCCAGCCCAACCCCATTCAGAATGCCGCCACGCCCTTCAGCGATGGCTTCGATGCGGCAATGGTGTGGGGGCCAGTGTACGGCCGGCTCACCTACGCCGGGCTGCGCTACCGCATTGAGTAA
- a CDS encoding RNA polymerase sigma factor → MTSLEFTSQVQKISSSLRPVAMNLTRDADDAKDLVQETLLKALLNKDKFKAGTNLKAWLYTIMRNTFINNYNKITKRSSNIDSTEYFQYFNTDENYITHNGATTDFVVRDINEAIASLGTDYRTPFMMYYIGYKYLEIAEKLQIPIGTVKNRIHIARKDLKAALKVYAPAGAERAGSVLSEDAEQE, encoded by the coding sequence ATGACTTCTCTGGAATTCACCTCCCAAGTGCAGAAAATATCTTCCTCGCTTCGCCCCGTGGCCATGAACCTCACCCGCGATGCGGATGACGCGAAGGACCTGGTGCAGGAGACGCTGCTGAAGGCGCTGCTCAACAAGGACAAGTTTAAAGCGGGTACCAATTTGAAGGCGTGGTTGTACACCATCATGCGCAACACCTTCATCAATAATTATAACAAGATAACCAAGCGTAGCTCAAATATTGACTCTACTGAATATTTTCAGTACTTCAATACCGATGAGAACTACATTACCCACAACGGTGCTACTACCGATTTTGTGGTGCGCGACATCAACGAGGCCATTGCCAGCCTGGGCACCGACTACCGGACGCCCTTTATGATGTATTACATCGGCTACAAGTACCTGGAGATTGCCGAGAAGCTGCAAATTCCGATTGGTACCGTAAAAAACCGCATTCACATTGCCCGCAAAGACCTCAAGGCTGCCCTGAAGGTATACGCGCCCGCCGGCGCCGAGCGTGCCGGCAGTGTGCTGAGCGAAGACGCTGAGCAGGAATAG
- a CDS encoding phytoene/squalene synthase family protein: MDHEQLFTDTSLACAQLITRRYSTSFSLGIRTLDKGLHRAIYAIYGFVRWADEIVDTFHSRDKAALLAQFERDTYAAIAEGFSLNPVLHAFQWVVNEYQIDHEFIDAFLRSMEMDLEDRSYRQELYEQYIYGSAEVVGLMCLRVFCQGQPALFEQLKAPARRLGAAFQKVNFLRDIRADYEERGRVYFPGLRYEQFDDAAKRTVEADIRADFEAAFVGIQQLPRAARLGVYLAYIYYLKLFHKLRKSPANRVLTERVRLPDNTKLLLLLGSWLRYRLRAV, translated from the coding sequence ATGGACCACGAGCAGCTCTTTACCGATACCAGCCTGGCGTGTGCGCAGCTTATTACGCGGCGCTACAGCACGTCGTTTTCGCTTGGCATTCGCACGCTGGATAAGGGGCTGCACCGGGCCATCTACGCCATATATGGGTTTGTGCGCTGGGCCGATGAAATCGTGGATACATTCCATAGCCGCGACAAGGCCGCGCTGTTGGCGCAGTTTGAGCGCGATACGTACGCGGCTATCGCCGAAGGCTTTAGCCTCAACCCGGTGCTGCACGCCTTTCAGTGGGTCGTGAACGAGTACCAGATTGACCACGAGTTTATCGATGCCTTCCTGCGCAGTATGGAGATGGACCTGGAGGACCGTAGCTACCGGCAGGAATTGTACGAGCAATATATATATGGCTCGGCCGAAGTAGTAGGCCTGATGTGCCTGCGCGTATTTTGCCAGGGCCAGCCGGCCCTGTTCGAGCAGTTGAAAGCACCGGCGCGGCGGCTGGGCGCGGCATTTCAAAAAGTGAATTTTTTGCGTGATATCCGCGCCGACTACGAAGAGCGCGGTCGCGTCTACTTTCCCGGCCTACGCTACGAGCAGTTCGACGATGCCGCCAAGCGCACGGTAGAAGCCGATATCCGGGCCGATTTTGAGGCGGCTTTCGTGGGCATCCAGCAGCTGCCGCGGGCAGCCCGCCTGGGGGTGTACCTGGCGTACATCTACTACCTAAAGCTCTTCCATAAGCTGCGTAAGTCGCCCGCTAATCGGGTATTGACTGAGCGCGTGCGCCTGCCCGATAACACGAAGCTGCTCCTGCTGCTGGGCTCGTGGCTGCGCTACCGCCTGCGGGCAGTGTAA
- a CDS encoding sterol desaturase family protein has protein sequence MSLLASTLITLATFSFMEFWAWFMHKYVQHGPLWLLHRSHHVRPSPRPFERNDWFFAIYGALSAGLFITGANGQRWWFWVGVGIALYGTVYFFVHDGLIHGRLPFWKKTDNVYLRALNMAHKMHHKTQGRDHSEEFGLLWVSPKYLRLARQQASKKAR, from the coding sequence ATGTCACTCCTTGCCTCCACCCTCATCACCCTTGCTACCTTCTCCTTTATGGAGTTTTGGGCGTGGTTTATGCACAAATATGTGCAGCACGGACCACTGTGGCTGCTGCATCGCTCGCACCACGTGCGGCCCAGTCCGCGCCCGTTTGAGCGCAATGATTGGTTTTTTGCTATATACGGGGCGCTTTCCGCGGGCCTGTTTATAACCGGCGCTAATGGCCAGCGCTGGTGGTTTTGGGTTGGCGTAGGCATTGCCTTATATGGCACGGTCTATTTCTTTGTGCACGATGGCCTAATTCACGGTCGCCTGCCCTTTTGGAAAAAAACCGACAATGTGTACCTGCGGGCGCTCAACATGGCTCACAAAATGCACCATAAAACCCAGGGGCGCGACCATTCCGAAGAGTTTGGCCTGCTCTGGGTTTCACCCAAATACCTGCGCCTGGCCCGGCAGCAAGCCAGCAAAAAAGCGCGCTGA
- a CDS encoding MerR family transcriptional regulator — protein sequence MAHYSISDLEQLSGVKAHTIRIWEQRYNLLKPSRTTTNIRTYSETDLRRLLNVATLCARGHRISQVVRLSEEECQTAALAFCNEVKPADSARLNALLGAALDLDEPRLHRQFDEAISEMGTEETMLRLGYPLLQRLGVSWKEGSLSLAQERLVAQLLRQELLASADALPLIPLAQAEAPRWLLFLPEGEWQELSLLFMNYALRARGRQVLYLGANLPLADVVAAAQAFRPTVLATVLTKAPARSPVQAYAAELRAQCPEATLVLYGSLAVQTQALPDGCLPLACLAEFRDLIPLVNQPIEGELTES from the coding sequence GTGGCTCATTATTCTATCAGCGATTTGGAGCAGCTTTCCGGCGTGAAGGCGCATACCATTCGCATCTGGGAGCAGCGCTATAACTTGCTGAAACCTAGTCGGACTACAACTAATATTCGTACCTACAGCGAAACCGACCTGCGGCGGCTGCTCAATGTAGCTACGCTGTGCGCCCGCGGCCACCGCATCTCGCAGGTGGTGCGCCTGAGCGAGGAGGAGTGCCAGACGGCGGCCCTGGCGTTTTGCAACGAAGTAAAGCCCGCCGACAGTGCCCGGCTCAATGCGCTGCTCGGAGCGGCCCTCGACCTGGATGAGCCGCGCCTGCACCGCCAGTTTGATGAAGCCATCAGTGAGATGGGCACTGAAGAAACCATGCTGCGCCTGGGCTACCCGCTGCTGCAGCGCCTGGGCGTGTCGTGGAAGGAAGGCTCGCTGAGCCTGGCGCAGGAGCGCCTGGTGGCCCAGCTGCTGCGCCAGGAGCTGCTGGCTTCGGCCGATGCGCTGCCGCTTATCCCGCTGGCCCAGGCCGAGGCGCCGCGCTGGCTGTTGTTTTTGCCCGAAGGCGAGTGGCAGGAGCTTTCGCTGCTCTTTATGAATTATGCGTTGCGGGCGCGGGGCCGCCAGGTGCTGTACCTGGGGGCCAATCTGCCCCTGGCCGACGTGGTGGCCGCTGCCCAGGCCTTCCGGCCCACGGTGCTGGCCACGGTGCTTACCAAGGCGCCGGCCCGTAGCCCCGTGCAGGCCTACGCCGCCGAGCTGCGCGCCCAGTGCCCCGAGGCCACTTTGGTACTGTATGGGTCGCTGGCCGTGCAAACCCAGGCCCTGCCCGACGGCTGCCTGCCGCTGGCCTGCCTGGCGGAGTTTCGTGATTTAATTCCGCTTGTAAATCAGCCAATTGAGGGCGAGCTGACAGAAAGTTAA
- a CDS encoding phytoene desaturase family protein: MPHAVVIGAGFAGLSAATTLAQAGWQVTLLEKNSSPGGRARVFEAQGFTFDMGPSWYWMPGVFEQYFGRFGKRVADYYELVRLDPSYQVIFEGDDAVDIPADMAGLRQLFERLEPGSAARLDAFLAQAKYKYEVGINKFVNLPSRSVLEFVDWQIISGAVRLDLLQSMARHARKFFSHPKLLKLIEFPVLFLGATPENTPALYSLMNYADLVLGTWYPKGGMHQIVRGMVALAEELGVQMQYNQEVREIVVENGRATGVRTATGFWPADAVVAGADYHHMEQQVLAPEYRHYSPAYWDSRTLAPSSLLFYLGVSRKLDRLRHHNLFFDEDFSQHAHEIYEAPQWPSRPLFYASVPSKTDPTVAPEGQENLFLLIPVAPDLDDPEATREKYYNLLMDRLEKHCGHSIRDAVVFKRSYAHRDFMADYHSFKGNAYGLANTLRQTAILKPTLKSKKVSNLYFTGQLTVPGPGVPPSLISGQVVAGEVLKEIKS, translated from the coding sequence ATGCCCCACGCAGTAGTAATAGGGGCCGGTTTTGCCGGTCTATCGGCCGCCACCACACTGGCCCAGGCGGGCTGGCAGGTAACGCTGCTGGAAAAGAACAGCAGCCCCGGCGGCCGGGCGCGGGTGTTTGAGGCCCAGGGTTTTACCTTCGATATGGGCCCGAGCTGGTACTGGATGCCCGGCGTATTTGAGCAGTATTTCGGGCGGTTTGGTAAGCGGGTGGCCGACTACTACGAGCTGGTGCGGCTCGACCCGTCGTATCAGGTCATTTTTGAAGGCGACGATGCCGTGGACATTCCGGCCGACATGGCTGGGTTGCGGCAGCTGTTTGAGCGCCTGGAGCCGGGCAGCGCGGCGCGGCTCGATGCCTTTCTGGCCCAGGCCAAGTATAAGTACGAGGTCGGTATCAACAAATTTGTGAACCTGCCCAGCCGCTCGGTGCTGGAGTTTGTAGATTGGCAGATTATCAGCGGGGCCGTGCGGCTCGACTTGCTGCAAAGCATGGCCCGGCACGCCCGCAAGTTCTTTAGCCATCCCAAGCTGCTCAAGCTCATTGAGTTTCCGGTATTGTTTCTGGGCGCTACGCCCGAAAATACCCCGGCCCTCTACTCACTCATGAACTACGCCGACCTGGTGCTGGGCACCTGGTACCCCAAGGGCGGCATGCACCAGATAGTGCGCGGCATGGTGGCCCTGGCTGAAGAGCTGGGCGTACAGATGCAGTACAACCAGGAAGTACGCGAAATTGTGGTCGAAAACGGCCGCGCTACCGGCGTGCGTACCGCCACTGGCTTCTGGCCCGCCGATGCCGTAGTAGCTGGCGCCGATTACCACCACATGGAGCAGCAGGTGCTGGCGCCCGAGTATCGGCACTACTCGCCCGCCTACTGGGACTCGCGCACCCTGGCCCCGTCGTCGCTGCTGTTTTACCTGGGGGTAAGCCGCAAGCTGGACCGCCTGCGGCACCACAATCTGTTTTTTGACGAGGATTTCAGCCAGCACGCCCACGAGATTTATGAGGCGCCGCAGTGGCCCAGCCGGCCGCTGTTCTACGCCTCGGTGCCTAGCAAAACGGACCCCACGGTGGCGCCCGAAGGCCAGGAAAACCTGTTTCTGCTCATTCCGGTGGCCCCCGACCTCGACGACCCGGAAGCTACCCGCGAGAAATATTACAATCTGCTAATGGACCGGCTCGAAAAGCATTGCGGCCACTCCATTCGCGACGCCGTAGTGTTTAAGCGCAGCTATGCCCACCGCGACTTTATGGCCGACTACCATTCCTTTAAAGGCAATGCCTACGGCCTGGCCAATACGCTGCGGCAAACCGCCATTCTCAAGCCCACGCTTAAGAGTAAAAAGGTCAGTAACTTGTACTTCACCGGCCAGCTTACCGTGCCGGGGCCGGGCGTGCCGCCCTCGCTCATTTCGGGGCAGGTGGTGGCGGGCGAGGTGCTGAAGGAGATTAAAAGTTAA
- the rlmF gene encoding 23S rRNA (adenine(1618)-N(6))-methyltransferase RlmF yields the protein MKQSPLPRPADKDQLHPRNRHRGRYDFAQLVRSSPALTAFVWVNEFGDSSIDFADPAAVKALNQALLRHFYGIENWDIPAGYLCPPIPGRADYIHYLADLLAEDNGGVVPQGRSVRVLDIGVGANCIYPILGHHEYGWRFVGADTDAVALRAARQLVAANSGLAGSIDCRLQPDPQHMLAGIVKPGEVFDATLCNPPFHASAAEAAAATQRKTTNLGRGRGRSVAPARNFGGQHNELWYPGGEEAFLRQLIAESSQLPKASYWYTALVSQKVALRSAHYFLQQATAVQVKTVEMAQGQKKSRFVAWSFLTEEERTAWRQTRWAPAAR from the coding sequence ATGAAACAGTCACCCCTTCCCCGCCCGGCCGATAAAGACCAGCTGCACCCGCGCAACCGGCACCGGGGGCGCTACGATTTTGCCCAGCTTGTGCGCAGCAGTCCGGCGCTCACGGCCTTTGTGTGGGTCAATGAGTTTGGTGATTCCTCCATCGACTTTGCCGACCCGGCTGCGGTAAAAGCGCTAAACCAGGCGCTGCTGCGGCATTTTTACGGCATCGAAAACTGGGATATTCCCGCCGGCTACCTGTGCCCGCCCATTCCGGGCCGCGCCGACTATATTCATTACCTGGCTGATTTGCTGGCCGAAGACAATGGCGGCGTGGTGCCGCAGGGCCGCAGCGTGCGGGTGCTGGACATTGGCGTAGGGGCCAACTGCATCTACCCCATTCTGGGCCACCACGAGTATGGCTGGCGCTTTGTAGGTGCCGATACCGACGCCGTGGCGTTGCGCGCCGCCCGGCAGCTGGTAGCCGCCAACTCGGGCCTGGCCGGCAGCATCGACTGCCGCCTGCAACCCGACCCGCAGCACATGCTGGCGGGCATCGTCAAGCCCGGCGAAGTGTTCGATGCCACTCTCTGCAACCCGCCCTTCCACGCCTCGGCAGCCGAAGCAGCCGCGGCCACCCAGCGCAAAACCACTAACCTGGGGCGCGGCCGCGGCCGGAGCGTGGCCCCGGCGCGCAACTTCGGGGGCCAGCACAATGAGCTATGGTATCCCGGCGGCGAGGAGGCTTTTCTGCGGCAGCTCATTGCTGAAAGCAGCCAGCTGCCCAAAGCCAGCTATTGGTACACGGCGCTCGTTTCCCAAAAAGTTGCCCTGCGCAGCGCCCATTATTTCCTTCAGCAGGCAACGGCGGTGCAAGTGAAAACCGTTGAAATGGCCCAGGGCCAGAAGAAAAGCCGCTTCGTAGCCTGGTCTTTTCTGACGGAGGAGGAGCGCACCGCCTGGCGGCAGACCCGCTGGGCGCCGGCGGCCCGGTAG
- a CDS encoding enoyl-CoA hydratase/isomerase family protein, whose protein sequence is MTDYLSPELDTLRFLQYEVQDRLAYITLNRPAKRNALSANVVTELKQAFEQAEADDKVKVIILRATGDVFCAGADLKYLQELQDNTYQENLADSTHLMQLFHQIYTLKKLVIGQVQGHALAGGCGLAALCDITFAVPEAKFGYTEVKIGFLPAVVSVFLLRRIGEARTKQLLLSGDIISAQQALEYGLITFIAEKDQLADTVRAYALRLARENSGHSIEITKEILARLPELALEDGLRYAAERNAATRASDDCRRGIAAFLNKEKLDW, encoded by the coding sequence ATGACTGACTACCTCTCCCCGGAACTTGATACCCTGCGCTTTCTGCAATATGAGGTGCAGGACCGCCTGGCCTACATTACCCTCAACCGTCCGGCCAAGCGCAATGCGCTCAGTGCTAACGTGGTAACGGAGCTAAAGCAGGCTTTCGAGCAGGCCGAGGCCGATGATAAGGTAAAAGTCATCATCCTGCGCGCTACTGGCGACGTGTTCTGTGCCGGGGCCGACCTGAAATACCTCCAGGAGCTACAAGACAATACGTACCAGGAAAACCTGGCCGACAGCACCCACCTGATGCAGCTCTTTCACCAGATTTATACCCTCAAAAAGCTGGTAATCGGGCAAGTGCAGGGCCACGCGCTGGCCGGTGGCTGCGGCCTGGCCGCGCTGTGCGACATTACGTTTGCCGTGCCCGAAGCCAAGTTTGGCTACACGGAAGTAAAAATCGGCTTTTTGCCGGCCGTTGTGAGTGTGTTTCTGCTGCGCCGCATCGGCGAGGCCCGCACCAAGCAGCTGCTGCTGAGCGGCGACATTATCTCGGCCCAGCAGGCGCTGGAGTATGGCCTCATCACCTTCATTGCCGAGAAAGACCAGCTGGCCGATACGGTGCGTGCCTACGCCCTGCGCCTGGCCCGCGAAAACTCGGGCCACAGCATCGAAATCACCAAGGAAATTCTGGCCCGCCTGCCCGAGCTGGCTCTCGAAGATGGCCTGCGCTACGCCGCCGAGCGCAACGCAGCCACCCGGGCCTCCGACGACTGCCGCCGCGGCATTGCCGCGTTCCTGAACAAAGAGAAGCTGGACTGGTAA
- a CDS encoding fatty acid desaturase, translating to MAGWAGLLTFLLGFYRPDWRSPAPYLLVLLQTHLYTGLYITAHDAMHGVVSPHKRLNNTIGTVCALLFAYNWFPRQLPKHHDHHRHVGTPADPDFHPENHPGFLPWLLRFAWNYVTWWQVLLMAATYNVLKLYFPQANVIAYWMIPAVLATLQLFFFGTYLPHRGEHAPDNRHKSRSQLRQHAWAFVSCYFFGYHYEHHDQPYLPWWRLWQTK from the coding sequence ATGGCCGGCTGGGCGGGGCTGCTCACGTTTCTGCTGGGCTTTTACCGGCCCGACTGGCGCTCGCCCGCGCCGTACCTGCTGGTGTTGCTGCAAACTCACTTATACACCGGGCTTTACATTACGGCGCACGACGCCATGCACGGCGTGGTGAGCCCCCATAAGCGGCTGAATAACACCATCGGTACGGTGTGCGCGCTGCTGTTTGCCTACAACTGGTTTCCGCGCCAGCTACCCAAGCACCACGACCACCACCGCCACGTGGGCACGCCCGCCGACCCCGACTTTCACCCCGAAAACCATCCCGGCTTCCTGCCCTGGCTGCTGCGCTTCGCCTGGAACTACGTTACGTGGTGGCAGGTGCTGCTGATGGCCGCCACCTATAATGTGTTAAAGCTATATTTCCCGCAGGCCAACGTCATTGCTTACTGGATGATACCGGCCGTGCTGGCTACCCTGCAGCTCTTCTTTTTTGGCACCTACCTGCCGCACCGGGGCGAGCACGCGCCCGACAACCGACATAAGTCGCGCAGCCAGCTGCGGCAGCACGCGTGGGCCTTTGTGAGCTGCTACTTCTTCGGTTACCACTACGAGCACCACGACCAGCCCTACCTGCCGTGGTGGCGGCTGTGGCAAACCAAGTAG
- a CDS encoding 4-hydroxy-3-methylbut-2-enyl diphosphate reductase, producing the protein MQSGLHLSVRIDPNSGFCFGVIYAIQMAEDILAEQGYLYCLGDIVHNDEEVQRLEHKGLRIIGHEQFADLRNEAVLIRAHGEPPSTYQRAMENNLTLIDASCPVVLKLQNRIKTSFDRREKIFIYGKHGHAEVLGLLGQTGGEAVVFENLEELLHHELPPTITLYSQTTKSTDSFYRIKNELIGRGYNINANDTICRQVSNRDQDLRRFAAKFDQIVFVSGTKSSNGKVLYQVCKDTNPQTHFVSRTEELCPSWFGAGQSVGICGATSTPMWLMEQVRDALERF; encoded by the coding sequence ATGCAGTCTGGTTTGCACCTAAGCGTTCGCATCGACCCCAACTCCGGGTTCTGCTTTGGCGTGATTTACGCCATTCAGATGGCCGAGGATATTCTGGCTGAACAGGGCTACCTGTACTGCCTCGGCGACATTGTGCACAACGATGAAGAAGTGCAGCGCCTGGAGCACAAAGGGCTGCGCATTATTGGGCATGAGCAGTTTGCCGATTTACGCAACGAGGCGGTGCTCATCCGGGCGCACGGCGAGCCGCCGAGCACCTACCAGCGGGCCATGGAAAATAACCTGACCCTTATCGACGCGAGCTGCCCGGTGGTGCTCAAGCTGCAAAACCGCATCAAAACCAGCTTCGACCGGCGCGAGAAGATATTCATCTACGGCAAGCACGGCCACGCCGAAGTGCTGGGCCTGCTGGGCCAGACCGGCGGCGAAGCCGTGGTATTTGAGAATCTGGAGGAGCTGCTGCACCACGAGCTGCCGCCTACTATTACGCTCTACAGCCAGACGACCAAAAGCACCGACTCGTTCTATCGCATTAAGAATGAGCTGATTGGGCGTGGGTATAATATCAACGCCAACGATACTATCTGCCGGCAGGTGAGCAACCGCGACCAGGATTTGCGGCGCTTCGCGGCCAAGTTTGACCAGATTGTATTCGTGTCGGGTACCAAAAGCTCGAATGGTAAGGTGCTTTACCAGGTGTGCAAAGACACCAACCCGCAAACGCATTTTGTGTCGCGCACCGAGGAGCTGTGCCCCAGCTGGTTTGGAGCAGGTCAGTCGGTGGGTATTTGCGGCGCTACCAGCACGCCCATGTGGCTGATGGAGCAGGTGCGCGACGCCCTGGAGCGGTTTTAG
- a CDS encoding heavy-metal-associated domain-containing protein, producing the protein MKAFAFSLLALLRFAGAARAQTTQAATATASKGTETVQFKTSAICDMCKARIEKSMAYEKGIQAANLDVPSKVLTVTYNPAKTTPDAIRAAVLKTGYDADQAPADARAYDRLPECCKKPASIH; encoded by the coding sequence ATGAAAGCTTTTGCATTTTCCTTGCTCGCGCTGCTGAGGTTTGCCGGGGCCGCCCGGGCCCAAACCACTCAGGCAGCCACTGCTACCGCTTCAAAAGGCACCGAAACGGTGCAGTTTAAAACATCGGCTATTTGCGATATGTGTAAGGCCCGCATCGAGAAAAGCATGGCCTATGAGAAAGGCATTCAGGCGGCCAACCTCGATGTGCCCAGCAAAGTCCTGACCGTCACTTATAACCCCGCCAAAACCACGCCCGATGCCATCCGCGCCGCCGTGCTGAAAACCGGCTACGACGCCGACCAGGCCCCCGCCGACGCCCGCGCCTACGACCGCCTGCCCGAGTGCTGCAAGAAACCGGCCAGCATCCATTAG